The window TGTGATTAGGGGATTAAGTACCAATGAATTAAAAGATTTAAGCGTTCCTCATGTTATCTTTAGAGAAGCCATTGCTGGGACAATTTTAGGACTAATCTTGGGGTTAGTGGCGTTTCTTTGGGCATATATATTACCTCAAAATGATGGTAATATTAGCGTTGCTTTTACCGTCAGCCTTACCCTTGTTAGTATTTCTATTTTAGCATCTGTGGCTGGGTCTTCATTACCTTTTCTGTGTAAATTTTTAAAATTAGACCCGGCTTTAATATCAGGTCCTTTTATTACTACCGCAGTGGATGTTTTAGGTGTATTCATTTATTTTGCCATTGCGAAAATAATCCTCGGATTTTAGGGCGGGAACTGTTTTTCAAGAAAAATGTTGTAAACAACCAACATTCGCTAAAATTGAATGTCAGTGAAAGTACAGGTATTATCCCAGAGAAGGAGGGAAATTAGGTGAGTGACAATACAACTATGCAACAACAAGACTCTCGACACGAATTAAGAGAATTAGTTAATTCTCAATTAAGATTGTTATTAGAACAAAATAATCTGGAGGGTGCAAAATCTTTGCTTCAACCAGTGCAACCAGTGGATATAGCCGAAGCTATTGGGGATTTACCCGAAACCATGCAGTTAATAGCTTTTCGTCTCCTCAACAAAACTGAAGCTATTGACGTTTATGAACATTTAGAATATAGCACCCAACAAGCTCTTATTGAAGAGTTTAAGCGCCAAGAAGTCTTGGATATTGTTGATAAAATGTCACCGGATGATCGAGCAAGGTTATTTGATGAATTACCAGCTTCGGTGGTTAGTCGTATTTTAGAACAACTTAGCCCGGATGAAAGACAAGCTACCAATTTACTTTTAGGCTACGGGGAAGATACTGCCGGGCGCATTATGACTCCTGAGTATATTGCCCTCAAAGAAAGCCTCACGGTGGGGGAAACCATCGAGCGTATTCGCTCCTTGGCGCGCGCCTCGGAGTTGATATATTATATGTATGTTACCGATGCTTCTCGTCATTTGGTGGGCATTGTTTCTCTCCGAGATTTAGTTATCAGCGCCCCCCACCAAACCCTCGATCAAGTTCTCACGAGAGATGTAGTATATGTGAAAACAGATATGGATCAAGAGGAAGTGGCTCGGTTAATTCAACGTTACGACTTTTTGGCTGTGCCGGTGGTAGATAAGGAATTGCGCTTGGTAGGTATCGTCACGGTGGATGATGTTATTGATATTTTAGAAAAGGAAGCCACCGAAGATATTTATGCCCTCGGTGCGGTACAATCTGACGGGGATAATTATTTTCAAACCAGTATCTTCACTGTGGCGCGTAAGCGCGTAGTGTGGTTATTAGTCTTGTTAGTAACTAATACGATGACGGGAAGCATTATCGGCGCACAGGAAGAAATTTTAACCGAAGTAACTGTTCTGGCTGCTTTTATCCCTCTATTAATTGATAGTGGCGGTAATATTGGCTCTCAGTCTTCCACCGTTGTGATTAGGGGATTAAGTACCAATGAATTAAAAGATTTAAGCGTTCCTCATGTTATCTTTAGAGAAGCCATTGCTGGGACAATTTTAGGACTAATCTTGGGGTTAGTGGCGTTTCTTTGGGCATATATATTACCTCAAAATGATGGTAATATTAGCGTTGCTTTTACCGTCAGCCTTACCCTTGTTAGTATTTCTATTTTAGCATCTGTGGCTGGGTCTTCATTACCTTTTCTGTGTAAATTTTTAAAATTAGACCCGGCTTTAATATCAGGTCCTTTTATTACTACCGC of the Cyanobacterium sp. T60_A2020_053 genome contains:
- the mgtE gene encoding magnesium transporter; the protein is MSDNTTMQQQDSRHELRELVNSQLRLLLEQNNLEGAKSLLQPVQPVDIAEAIGDLPETMQLIAFRLLNKTEAIDVYEHLEYSTQQALIEEFKRQEVLDIVDKMSPDDRARLFDELPASVVSRILEQLSPDERQATNLLLGYGEDTAGRIMTPEYIALKESLTVGETIERIRSLARASELIYYMYVTDASRHLVGIVSLRDLVISAPHQTLDQVLTRDVVYVKTDMDQEEVARLIQRYDFLAVPVVDKELRLVGIVTVDDVIDILEKEATEDIYALGAVQSDGDNYFQTSIFTVARKRVVWLLVLLVTNTMTGSIIGAQEEILTEVTVLAAFIPLLIDSGGNIGSQSSTVVIRGLSTNELKDLSVPHVIFREAIAGTILGLILGLVAFLWAYILPQNDGNISVAFTVSLTLVSISILASVAGSSLPFLCKFLKLDPALISGPFITTAVDVLGVFIYFAIAKIILGF